From Vagococcus jeotgali, one genomic window encodes:
- a CDS encoding choloylglycine hydrolase family protein, whose translation MCTSLIYQSQDKTNFLARTMDFAFELDAAPVYLPKGYVIKSEVGADVTFENKYALLGAGRKLEEYFFADGLNEKGLAVCALYFSDYAEYNPNEEADKINVAPHEFVTWVLGNIASVEEFKKQAENINVVAVKNNLLDIVVPLHWIISDKTGASVIVEITKNGMAVYDNEVHVMTNSPEYPWHLANLNHYSFLTNKVTPASHFYNFKPDAGELGNGSLGLPGDYTSESRFIRTVFHAEFTQPGKDTLSAINSLFHVLSSVDIPYGSKVKDDGTFDYTQYTFVMDLTHLDYYMSAYQDTYPSKISLNSELLTHTDPVVFGLSKVQQFNVVTP comes from the coding sequence ATGTGTACATCATTAATTTATCAATCTCAGGATAAAACTAACTTTTTAGCTAGAACAATGGACTTTGCTTTTGAGTTAGATGCTGCACCTGTTTATTTACCAAAGGGCTATGTCATCAAAAGTGAAGTTGGAGCTGACGTCACTTTTGAAAATAAATATGCCCTATTAGGCGCTGGTCGTAAGTTAGAAGAGTATTTTTTTGCTGATGGATTAAATGAAAAAGGTTTGGCAGTTTGTGCTCTTTATTTTAGTGATTATGCTGAATATAATCCAAATGAAGAAGCAGATAAAATTAATGTTGCTCCTCATGAGTTTGTTACCTGGGTATTAGGTAATATTGCCAGTGTTGAAGAATTTAAGAAACAAGCCGAAAACATTAATGTAGTTGCTGTTAAAAATAATTTATTAGACATTGTTGTGCCACTACACTGGATTATTTCTGATAAGACAGGAGCTTCTGTAATTGTAGAAATTACAAAAAATGGTATGGCAGTTTATGATAACGAAGTACATGTTATGACTAACTCTCCAGAGTATCCATGGCACTTAGCTAACTTAAATCATTATTCATTTTTAACTAATAAAGTAACACCAGCAAGTCATTTTTATAATTTTAAACCAGATGCTGGAGAACTAGGTAATGGGTCACTAGGTCTACCTGGAGACTATACTTCAGAATCTCGCTTCATTAGAACAGTGTTTCATGCAGAATTTACTCAACCTGGAAAAGATACGCTATCAGCTATCAATAGCTTGTTCCACGTTTTATCTTCAGTTGATATTCCGTATGGTTCTAAAGTGAAAGATGATGGTACTTTTGATTATACACAGTATACTTTTGTGATGGATTTAACCCACTTAGACTACTATATGTCAGCATATCAAGATACATACCCATCTAAGATTTCACTTAATTCAGAGTTGTTAACTCATACTGATCCAGTTGTTTTTGGATTAAGTAAGGTACAACAATTTAATGTAGTTACTCCGTAG
- a CDS encoding YqgQ family protein, translating into MRTVYDVQQLLKKYGTIIHLGNRLWDIELMMIELKQLEEVGVLDSETFIQAMLVLKREHHDEEKRQEEK; encoded by the coding sequence ATGAGAACAGTTTATGATGTACAGCAACTTCTAAAAAAATATGGAACTATTATACATTTAGGCAATCGGTTGTGGGATATTGAATTGATGATGATAGAATTAAAGCAGCTAGAAGAGGTTGGTGTGTTGGATAGTGAGACTTTCATTCAAGCAATGTTAGTTTTGAAGCGTGAGCATCATGATGAAGAAAAACGTCAGGAGGAGAAATAA
- a CDS encoding mechanosensitive ion channel family protein, translated as MKETTSTQEPEVIVQASKNVKGFHEFFNSQDWDKIFGTVVNKVILVILLLIFLLIVKKMLFAIVNKSFENYQKKDNYSENRVKTLRTISDNAIQYSLFFVGLYSVLTIIGVPVASLIAGAGIAGIAIGLGAQGFINDIITGFFLIYERQLDVGDYVIIDSIEGTVDDIGLRTTKVKSSNGTMNYIPNREILVVSNLSRGNQQICVDIRVHPDDDIDKIISIMEKVNEENIDNLEDVRSKPQIIGLTDLGNGNFAIRASVYVISEDQVKVKSKMTTAYVEALTNNGISIPTSPINLSV; from the coding sequence TTGAAAGAAACAACTAGTACCCAAGAGCCTGAAGTAATTGTTCAGGCTTCTAAAAATGTTAAAGGATTCCATGAGTTTTTTAACTCTCAAGATTGGGATAAAATTTTTGGAACAGTGGTTAATAAAGTTATCTTAGTAATTCTTCTCTTGATTTTTCTTTTGATTGTTAAAAAAATGCTTTTTGCTATTGTTAATAAATCTTTTGAAAACTATCAAAAGAAAGATAATTATAGTGAAAATCGTGTTAAAACCTTACGAACAATTTCAGATAACGCAATCCAGTATTCTTTATTTTTCGTTGGACTCTACTCTGTTTTAACTATTATCGGTGTACCTGTAGCATCTTTAATTGCTGGGGCAGGAATTGCTGGGATAGCTATTGGGCTTGGTGCACAAGGCTTCATCAATGATATCATCACTGGATTTTTCTTAATCTATGAACGCCAACTAGATGTTGGAGATTATGTCATCATTGATTCAATTGAAGGAACGGTTGATGATATCGGACTTCGAACTACTAAAGTCAAAAGTTCCAATGGAACTATGAACTATATTCCTAACCGTGAGATTTTAGTTGTGAGTAATCTCTCCCGAGGTAATCAGCAAATTTGCGTAGATATTCGAGTTCATCCTGATGATGACATTGACAAAATCATCTCTATTATGGAAAAAGTCAATGAGGAAAATATTGATAATTTAGAAGACGTTCGTTCTAAACCTCAAATTATCGGTTTAACTGACTTAGGAAATGGTAATTTTGCTATTAGAGCTTCTGTATACGTGATAAGTGAGGATCAAGTAAAAGTCAAATCAAAAATGACTACAGCTTACGTAGAAGCGCTAACTAATAATGGTATCTCAATACCAACAAGTCCTATTAACTTATCTGTTTAA
- the tnpA gene encoding IS200/IS605 family transposase, with product MKKDNQSLSHTTWKCKYHIVFAPKYRRQIIYGKYKKSIGEILRDLCERKGVEIIEVNACKDHIHILVSIPPKLSVSSFIGYLKGKSSLMIFDRHAELKYRYGNRKFWCRGYYVDTVGRNKKQIEEYIRNKIQEDYVADQLTLFEEYDPFTGEKNKKN from the coding sequence ATGAAAAAGGACAATCAAAGTTTATCACACACAACATGGAAATGTAAGTATCACATAGTTTTTGCTCCTAAATATAGACGCCAAATAATTTATGGAAAGTACAAAAAAAGCATAGGAGAAATATTACGAGATCTATGTGAAAGAAAAGGTGTTGAAATTATTGAAGTGAATGCTTGTAAAGATCATATCCATATATTAGTAAGTATACCACCTAAACTAAGTGTTTCTAGTTTTATAGGGTATTTAAAAGGTAAAAGTAGTTTAATGATTTTTGATAGGCATGCAGAATTGAAATATCGTTATGGGAACAGAAAATTTTGGTGTCGAGGTTATTATGTAGACACAGTTGGTAGAAATAAAAAACAAATTGAAGAATACATAAGAAATAAAATTCAAGAAGATTATGTAGCAGATCAACTTACGTTATTTGAAGAGTATGATCCATTTACAGGAGAAAAAAACAAAAAGAATTGA
- the rpmG gene encoding 50S ribosomal protein L33 has protein sequence MRINITLECTECKERNYLSNKNKRNNPDRLELKKYCPRERKVTLHRETK, from the coding sequence ATGCGTATTAACATCACATTAGAATGTACAGAATGTAAAGAAAGAAATTATCTTTCTAACAAAAACAAACGTAACAACCCAGATCGTTTGGAACTTAAAAAATATTGTCCACGTGAACGTAAGGTAACGCTGCACCGTGAAACAAAATAA
- a CDS encoding penicillin-binding transpeptidase domain-containing protein has product MSQKNKGWLPFRKKQSKKGKSHVPIRLDFLFFIVFILFTMLIVRLSDLQIKNQEKYQEIVVSGQKKVIQEKAPRGNIYDSNGTLLVGNKASQAVLFTRSVGMTAEEIREVSKQIVDLIDIKPDKLTQRDKKDYWLSDPENLMVAQKRLTVGDKVNKKGEQLSEGDLYGKVVDKVSDDEINFNDEEMRRATVFKRINSTAALQPVTIKNNGVTPQEIAKVGENAATIPGISVGTDWTRDYPENDQIRSILGTVSSEKQGLPENELDEYLKKGYERNDRVGLSYLEKSYEDTLKGKKGESEIATDKNQKIISKKEVKPSENGDNLKLTINLDFQRRVEEIAENNFSYLQNSGKADYAPGIYVVATDPKTGAVLSMVGLSKNEETGKLEDDALGTISKAFVPGSSIKGATVMAGYQNGVISGNETMIDAPMIFQDGTHKSSLFNQYSSIPLTTEQALEVSSNVYMMKIALGLIGTEYSEKMTLPLDTGLFDKLRKTYNQFGLGTETGIDIPNESVGVINEVYTDKDGNYLPGIMGNALDLSFGNYEAYTPMQLNQYVATIANGGTRIAPHIVGGIYGTDDKGEVGKEIKAIEPKVMSKIEDKDAEFEIIQNGFYGVVNGPMGTGHRLQGASLPIAAKTGTAETFAVDPKTDKVVEVINSTIVGYAPYNDPTVAVSVMIPQIKDDDDEINRIILREVIDAYNDVYNTQNQN; this is encoded by the coding sequence ATGAGTCAAAAGAATAAAGGCTGGCTTCCTTTTCGAAAAAAACAAAGTAAAAAAGGAAAATCCCATGTGCCGATTAGATTAGATTTTTTATTTTTTATTGTATTTATTTTATTTACAATGTTAATTGTCAGATTATCTGATTTACAAATTAAAAATCAAGAAAAATATCAAGAAATTGTTGTGAGTGGTCAAAAAAAGGTCATTCAAGAAAAAGCCCCACGTGGGAATATTTATGATTCAAATGGTACGTTGTTAGTTGGTAATAAAGCTAGCCAAGCAGTATTATTTACTAGAAGTGTTGGTATGACGGCTGAAGAAATCAGAGAAGTAAGCAAACAAATTGTTGATTTAATTGATATAAAACCAGATAAATTAACTCAAAGAGATAAAAAAGATTACTGGCTATCTGATCCTGAGAATTTAATGGTTGCTCAAAAAAGATTAACTGTTGGTGATAAGGTTAATAAAAAGGGTGAGCAATTATCTGAGGGAGATTTGTATGGTAAAGTTGTTGATAAAGTTTCAGATGACGAAATTAATTTTAATGATGAAGAGATGCGAAGAGCTACAGTGTTTAAACGTATTAATAGTACAGCAGCTCTGCAACCTGTTACTATTAAAAATAACGGTGTCACCCCTCAAGAGATTGCCAAAGTTGGAGAGAATGCAGCGACAATTCCAGGAATTAGTGTTGGAACCGATTGGACCCGTGATTATCCAGAAAATGACCAAATCAGGTCGATTTTAGGAACTGTTTCTTCTGAAAAACAAGGCTTACCCGAAAATGAATTGGATGAATATTTGAAAAAAGGATATGAACGTAACGATCGTGTTGGTTTGAGTTACTTAGAAAAATCATATGAAGATACGCTAAAGGGTAAAAAAGGTGAGTCGGAAATAGCGACAGACAAAAATCAAAAAATCATTTCCAAAAAAGAAGTTAAGCCAAGTGAGAATGGTGACAACTTAAAATTAACAATTAACTTAGATTTCCAACGTCGTGTTGAAGAGATTGCCGAAAATAATTTTAGTTACTTACAAAATTCTGGTAAGGCTGATTATGCTCCTGGAATATACGTTGTAGCCACAGACCCTAAGACAGGTGCTGTGTTGTCAATGGTAGGGTTATCTAAAAATGAGGAAACTGGTAAATTAGAAGATGACGCTCTTGGAACAATTAGTAAAGCGTTTGTTCCAGGCTCTTCCATTAAAGGTGCTACTGTTATGGCAGGATACCAAAACGGGGTGATTTCTGGAAATGAGACTATGATAGATGCGCCAATGATTTTTCAAGATGGCACTCATAAATCATCATTGTTTAACCAGTATAGCTCTATCCCTCTAACAACAGAACAAGCACTGGAAGTATCATCAAACGTTTATATGATGAAAATTGCTTTAGGTTTGATTGGTACAGAATATTCTGAAAAAATGACGTTACCTCTTGATACGGGTTTATTTGATAAACTAAGAAAAACGTATAATCAGTTTGGCTTAGGTACTGAAACAGGGATTGATATTCCAAATGAATCAGTAGGTGTTATTAATGAAGTTTATACAGATAAAGATGGCAATTATTTACCAGGAATTATGGGTAATGCTCTAGATTTATCTTTTGGTAACTATGAAGCTTACACTCCAATGCAACTTAATCAATACGTTGCTACTATTGCCAATGGTGGAACAAGAATCGCTCCTCATATTGTAGGTGGTATTTATGGAACAGATGATAAGGGTGAAGTAGGTAAAGAAATAAAAGCTATTGAACCAAAAGTCATGAGTAAGATTGAAGATAAAGATGCTGAGTTTGAAATTATTCAGAATGGATTTTATGGTGTTGTAAATGGACCGATGGGAACAGGTCATCGTTTACAAGGTGCCAGTTTACCTATCGCAGCTAAAACAGGTACAGCTGAAACATTTGCTGTAGATCCAAAAACAGATAAAGTAGTTGAAGTAATCAATAGTACTATTGTAGGCTATGCACCTTATAATGACCCAACAGTTGCAGTTAGTGTTATGATTCCACAAATTAAAGACGATGATGATGAGATCAATCGTATTATACTAAGAGAAGTAATTGATGCATATAATGATGTTTATAATACACAAAACCAAAATTAA
- a CDS encoding ROK family glucokinase, with product MSKKLIGIDLGGTTAKFAILTESGDIQQKWSIPTNIEDEGSHIVPDIIASIKHRLGLYGMTPSDFVGIGMGTPGTVDKENGTVIGAYNLNWKTLQEIRKPIEEAFGIPFDLDNDANVAALGERWKGAGNNSPDVTLITLGTGVGGGIIAEGHLLHGAAGAAGEIGHITVDPTGFDCTCGKRGCLETITSATGIVRLAREMSEEFSGESELKNMIDDGQMVTSKDVFDLAKTEDDFALLVVDKVCFYLGLACGNIGNMLNPSDIVIGGGVSAAGEFLIEKVQHYFEEFTFPQVTNSTSIKLAELGNAAGVIGAASLALKFSENNK from the coding sequence GTGAGTAAAAAATTAATAGGAATTGATTTAGGTGGGACGACAGCAAAATTTGCAATCTTAACAGAGTCAGGTGATATTCAACAAAAGTGGAGTATTCCGACCAATATTGAAGATGAAGGTTCTCATATTGTACCAGATATCATTGCCTCTATTAAGCATCGGTTAGGATTATATGGCATGACTCCTAGTGACTTTGTAGGTATTGGCATGGGGACACCAGGAACTGTTGATAAAGAAAATGGAACGGTAATAGGTGCCTATAACTTAAATTGGAAGACGCTTCAAGAAATAAGAAAACCAATTGAAGAGGCTTTTGGTATTCCTTTTGATTTAGACAATGATGCCAATGTTGCAGCTCTTGGTGAAAGATGGAAAGGTGCTGGTAATAACTCTCCAGATGTGACACTTATTACTCTTGGGACTGGTGTTGGGGGAGGCATTATCGCTGAGGGTCACTTATTACATGGAGCAGCTGGTGCAGCAGGGGAGATTGGACATATAACAGTAGACCCGACTGGTTTTGATTGTACTTGCGGTAAAAGGGGTTGTCTAGAAACGATCACTAGTGCCACAGGGATTGTTCGTCTAGCTAGAGAGATGTCTGAGGAATTCTCAGGAGAATCAGAACTTAAGAACATGATTGATGACGGACAAATGGTAACGAGTAAGGATGTTTTTGACTTAGCTAAAACGGAAGATGATTTTGCATTACTAGTTGTAGATAAAGTTTGTTTTTATTTAGGTCTAGCTTGTGGTAATATTGGTAATATGTTAAACCCAAGTGATATTGTAATTGGTGGGGGTGTCTCTGCTGCAGGTGAATTTTTAATTGAAAAAGTGCAACATTATTTCGAAGAGTTTACATTTCCTCAAGTAACAAACAGCACATCAATAAAATTAGCTGAATTAGGTAATGCGGCAGGGGTCATTGGTGCAGCATCACTTGCTTTGAAGTTTAGCGAAAATAATAAGTAA
- a CDS encoding 5-formyltetrahydrofolate cyclo-ligase, with protein MKKNTWEKVLYEKLFASKEWQEAKVVATTLSMPIECDTTPIVKRAFLEKKQIVLPKTKKGGIMDFYLVTKETRIEKTNFGVYEPITNHKVSKSFIDLIIVPGVAFSKEGYRVGFGGGFYDRYLVGYSGNTISLVFPEQLLLEFLPESHDILVQKLLEVGEDRDE; from the coding sequence ATGAAAAAAAATACTTGGGAAAAAGTTTTATATGAGAAGTTATTTGCAAGTAAAGAGTGGCAGGAAGCAAAAGTAGTTGCCACAACGTTATCTATGCCAATAGAGTGCGATACAACACCCATTGTTAAAAGAGCTTTTTTAGAAAAAAAACAAATTGTCTTACCTAAAACCAAAAAAGGTGGCATAATGGATTTTTATTTAGTTACAAAAGAAACTAGAATAGAGAAAACTAATTTTGGCGTTTATGAACCTATCACTAATCATAAGGTCAGCAAATCTTTTATTGATTTAATTATTGTACCCGGAGTCGCATTTTCTAAAGAAGGTTATAGAGTTGGTTTTGGTGGTGGCTTTTATGACCGGTATTTAGTTGGCTATTCGGGTAATACCATTAGCTTAGTTTTTCCTGAACAGTTACTCTTAGAATTTTTACCAGAATCACATGATATTTTAGTACAGAAATTATTGGAAGTGGGAGAAGATAGAGATGAATAA
- a CDS encoding ISL3 family transposase produces MSHNHCIRLSLDLKDKNIYFDSIFCEEQLIKGIRSKIYKGILTYTPSACPCCGIKNEQFSIVKNGFISSRIKWLSVAHYPTYLLLKKQRFLCRHCDSSFLAESSEIEKHCFIAKRVKQSILIELSDAISFKDLAKRHFVSSTTINRILVSGGKDLSNQFLYLPQNLCFDEFTSVKNNSGKYSFIYSDSSTHQIIDILIDNKKLTLEKHFLKYSLKVRRQVKTIVVDMNAAYFKLAKRLFPNAEVIIDRFHLVQLISRSLNITRIKTMNRYRTSNVTDMKNYRKLKKYWKLFLKDSNELNYTDYRYQRLFKSILPETDVMDYLLSLNKELSETYKLYQELLYCSKNNDFDTFSDLLLLANEDISIPMKTSIRTLKKHLPRIENTFKYAYSNGCLEGSINKIKLIKRIAYGYRNFQNYKYRILLSFKDKQKSSKNHSVSAA; encoded by the coding sequence ATGTCTCATAACCATTGTATTCGACTATCGCTAGATTTAAAAGATAAAAATATTTATTTCGATTCTATTTTTTGTGAGGAACAGCTTATTAAAGGGATAAGATCCAAGATTTATAAAGGTATTCTTACTTACACTCCTTCGGCTTGTCCTTGTTGTGGCATTAAAAATGAACAATTTTCTATTGTGAAAAATGGGTTTATTTCTTCTCGAATAAAGTGGTTAAGTGTGGCTCACTACCCAACCTATCTTTTATTAAAGAAACAGAGATTTCTTTGTCGTCATTGTGACTCCTCTTTTCTAGCTGAATCTTCAGAAATTGAGAAACATTGTTTTATCGCTAAAAGAGTGAAGCAATCAATTCTTATTGAGTTAAGTGATGCTATCTCGTTTAAAGATTTAGCTAAAAGACATTTTGTTTCATCAACAACGATTAATAGAATTTTAGTATCTGGTGGTAAAGACTTATCTAATCAATTTTTATATTTACCTCAAAACCTTTGTTTTGATGAATTTACTTCGGTTAAAAACAATAGTGGCAAGTACAGTTTTATTTACTCTGATTCCTCTACACACCAAATTATCGATATTCTCATTGATAATAAAAAGCTAACACTAGAGAAACACTTTCTTAAGTACTCTCTAAAGGTTCGTCGCCAAGTAAAAACAATTGTCGTTGATATGAATGCAGCCTATTTTAAATTAGCCAAAAGGCTATTTCCTAATGCTGAGGTGATTATTGATCGCTTTCACTTAGTTCAACTTATCAGTCGCTCTTTAAACATAACTAGAATTAAGACGATGAATCGTTATCGCACATCGAATGTAACTGACATGAAAAATTATCGAAAACTAAAAAAATATTGGAAACTCTTTTTAAAAGATTCTAATGAATTGAATTATACAGATTATCGTTATCAGCGTTTATTTAAGAGTATTTTACCTGAAACAGATGTCATGGATTATTTACTTAGCTTAAACAAAGAGTTATCAGAAACTTATAAACTTTATCAAGAACTATTATACTGTAGTAAAAACAATGATTTTGACACTTTTTCTGATCTATTATTATTAGCTAACGAAGATATCTCTATTCCAATGAAAACCTCGATTCGAACACTAAAGAAGCATTTACCAAGAATTGAAAACACCTTTAAATACGCTTATTCAAATGGTTGTTTAGAAGGTTCCATAAACAAAATTAAATTAATCAAACGAATAGCTTACGGCTATAGAAATTTTCAGAACTATAAATACAGAATTTTACTTAGTTTTAAAGACAAACAAAAAAGCAGCAAAAACCATTCGGTTTCTGCTGCCTAA
- a CDS encoding rhodanese-like domain-containing protein: MGFLGTVSVILLVVIIGYILYKLFFAFKRKRSAEWIEQDKLQEIMRSAQVIDVREKTDFDRGHILGARNIPYTMARAHKEYLLAIRKDTPIYLYDNRNTMAIYMAGLLKKEGYTNIHILKGGYMNWTGKTKTK; the protein is encoded by the coding sequence GTGGGTTTTTTAGGAACAGTTAGTGTTATTTTGTTAGTAGTTATCATAGGTTATATCTTGTATAAATTGTTTTTCGCTTTTAAACGTAAGCGTTCTGCTGAGTGGATTGAGCAAGATAAGTTACAAGAAATCATGCGCTCAGCCCAAGTTATTGATGTAAGGGAGAAAACAGATTTTGATCGTGGTCATATCTTAGGAGCTAGAAATATTCCTTATACAATGGCAAGAGCACATAAAGAGTACTTATTAGCTATTAGAAAAGATACGCCTATCTATTTATATGATAACCGTAACACAATGGCAATTTACATGGCCGGCTTGTTAAAAAAAGAAGGATATACAAATATCCATATTTTAAAGGGCGGCTATATGAATTGGACAGGTAAGACCAAAACGAAATAG
- a CDS encoding rhomboid family intramembrane serine protease codes for MNKVNVTWERLKNGPYWTYLFLGIQIIIYILMELTGLKKGIMNGSENVSILMNFGAITKYSIIVNHQYWRFVTPIFVHIGFFHLLLNSLSLYFVGRILEPLIGHWRYVIVYLLSGILGNLLSFGFGSDYSISAGASTSIFGIFAAFIVLGRIYPNHPAIQHLSRNMALLIAMNLIMNIFSTGVDMLGHIGGAIGGVLLMIMVGTPNNPYVYKHKIKLSNRLLSLVGFIGLVIFCLYKGFSY; via the coding sequence ATGAATAAAGTTAATGTGACATGGGAGCGGTTAAAAAATGGTCCATACTGGACTTATCTATTTTTAGGTATACAGATAATTATATATATATTAATGGAGCTTACAGGGCTTAAAAAGGGGATTATGAATGGATCAGAGAATGTAAGTATTTTAATGAATTTTGGTGCTATTACCAAATATTCAATTATCGTTAATCATCAATATTGGCGGTTTGTTACACCGATATTTGTGCATATTGGCTTCTTCCATCTTCTATTGAATTCCTTAAGTTTATACTTTGTCGGTCGAATACTCGAGCCTTTAATCGGTCACTGGAGATATGTTATAGTATATCTTTTAAGTGGTATTTTAGGTAATCTTTTAAGTTTTGGTTTTGGTTCAGATTACTCTATCTCAGCAGGAGCAAGTACATCAATTTTTGGTATTTTTGCGGCTTTTATTGTATTAGGACGTATTTATCCTAATCATCCTGCTATTCAACATTTATCAAGAAATATGGCTCTTCTAATTGCTATGAACTTGATTATGAATATTTTCTCAACAGGTGTTGATATGTTGGGGCACATTGGTGGGGCAATTGGAGGCGTTTTACTGATGATTATGGTAGGCACACCTAACAATCCATATGTTTACAAACATAAAATAAAACTAAGCAATCGATTGCTTTCGCTAGTAGGATTTATCGGGTTAGTTATTTTCTGTCTATATAAAGGTTTTTCATATTAA